A genomic segment from Rubrobacter tropicus encodes:
- a CDS encoding cold-shock protein, whose protein sequence is MAQGTVKWFSDEKGFGFITPDEGGEDLFVHHTGIAGGGFKSLDEGAKVSYEASQGRKGMQADNVATV, encoded by the coding sequence ATGGCCCAAGGAACGGTCAAGTGGTTCAGCGACGAGAAGGGCTTCGGCTTCATCACCCCGGACGAGGGTGGCGAAGACCTATTCGTCCACCACACCGGCATAGCGGGTGGCGGCTTCAAGTCTCTAGACGAAGGCGCGAAGGTCTCCTACGAGGCGTCCCAGGGCCGCAAGGGGATGCAGGCTGACAACGTCGCCACGGTCTAA
- a CDS encoding FmdB family zinc ribbon protein has product MALYEYKCADCEERFDLMRSMSASDDPAECPECGSVESRRVISNFASITPGASAMSTNPMMDARIASSGGGGGCCGGGCGCG; this is encoded by the coding sequence ATGGCCCTCTACGAGTACAAGTGCGCCGACTGCGAAGAGCGCTTCGACCTCATGCGCTCGATGAGCGCCTCGGACGACCCGGCCGAGTGCCCCGAATGCGGCTCCGTAGAGTCCAGGCGTGTGATCTCCAACTTCGCCTCCATTACCCCGGGCGCCTCCGCCATGTCCACGAACCCGATGATGGACGCCCGCATCGCCAGCTCGGGCGGCGGGGGCGGCTGCTGCGGCGGAGGCTGCGGCTGCGGATAA
- a CDS encoding CaiB/BaiF CoA transferase family protein, protein MLPLDGMTVVALEQAVAAPFATRQLADLGARVIKVERPGVGDFARGYDETVNGLASHFVWLNRSKESLTLNLKEDGAKGVLHRLIERADVFVQNLAPGAAERLGLGADELRREHPRLIHCSISGYGGGGPYAQKKAYDLLVQCEAGLVSITGTPETPSKVGISIADIAAGMYAYSGILSALLRRERAGEGAVLEVSMLEALGEWMGFPAYFAGYGDKEPQRSGASHAAIAPYGPFECGDGGVIFLGIQNEREWESFCEVVLGQPALARDERFATNSERVANRDVLHREIEAIFEGLSSEEAIERLETAKIANARMRTVRDFLDHPQLEARNRWREVGSPAGPLRALIPPVSMRGVESAMKPIPDVGEHTDAILEELGLDAGTVADLRDRGAV, encoded by the coding sequence GTGTTGCCCCTGGACGGCATGACCGTCGTCGCTTTAGAGCAGGCCGTCGCCGCCCCCTTCGCCACCCGCCAGCTCGCCGACCTCGGCGCCCGCGTGATAAAGGTCGAGCGCCCGGGGGTCGGGGACTTCGCCCGCGGCTACGACGAGACGGTAAACGGCCTCGCAAGCCACTTTGTCTGGCTCAACCGCTCGAAGGAATCCCTGACGCTCAACCTCAAGGAGGACGGCGCGAAAGGGGTGCTGCACCGCCTCATCGAAAGGGCCGACGTCTTCGTCCAGAATCTGGCCCCCGGGGCGGCCGAACGCCTGGGTCTCGGGGCCGATGAGCTTAGGAGGGAGCATCCGCGCCTGATCCACTGCTCCATCTCCGGCTACGGTGGGGGCGGCCCCTACGCCCAGAAGAAGGCCTACGACCTCCTCGTCCAGTGCGAGGCGGGACTCGTCTCGATCACCGGGACGCCCGAGACCCCATCGAAGGTCGGTATCTCGATAGCGGACATCGCGGCGGGGATGTACGCCTACTCCGGCATCCTCTCCGCGCTGCTGCGCCGGGAACGCGCCGGCGAGGGTGCTGTGCTGGAGGTCTCGATGCTGGAAGCCCTCGGCGAGTGGATGGGCTTCCCGGCCTACTTCGCCGGCTACGGCGACAAAGAGCCGCAGAGGAGCGGGGCGAGCCACGCCGCCATCGCGCCTTACGGGCCATTCGAGTGCGGCGACGGGGGGGTGATCTTCCTCGGCATCCAGAACGAGCGGGAGTGGGAGAGCTTCTGCGAAGTCGTGCTCGGCCAGCCCGCCCTCGCCCGGGACGAGCGCTTCGCGACCAACTCCGAGAGGGTCGCCAACAGGGACGTCCTGCACCGGGAGATCGAAGCCATCTTCGAAGGGCTCTCCTCCGAGGAGGCGATCGAACGCCTGGAAACAGCGAAGATTGCAAACGCCCGGATGAGGACCGTCCGGGACTTCCTCGACCATCCCCAGCTGGAGGCCCGCAATCGCTGGCGCGAGGTGGGCTCGCCGGCGGGCCCGCTTCGGGCCCTCATCCCCCCGGTCAGTATGCGGGGCGTGGAGAGCGCCATGAAACCCATCCCGGATGTAGGGGAGCACACAGACGCCATCCTCGAAGAACTCGGCCTCGACGCCGGGACGGTCGCCGATCTGCGGGATAGGGGCGCAGTCTAG
- the crcB gene encoding fluoride efflux transporter CrcB — MGLLYVALGGAIGASARYLVGGWMGAWLGSGFPWGTFFVNISGSFLIGIVLVLVDGGSLPAGARTFVAVGILGGYTTFSSFSYESLGLLTDSGLLLTLLNTLGQLVLGLVFVYLGVIVGRLIGGA; from the coding sequence GTGGGGCTACTCTACGTCGCACTCGGGGGAGCTATCGGGGCTTCCGCCAGATATCTGGTTGGCGGCTGGATGGGAGCCTGGCTCGGCTCCGGCTTCCCTTGGGGTACGTTTTTCGTGAACATCTCAGGGTCTTTTCTTATCGGTATCGTGCTCGTTCTCGTGGACGGTGGATCGCTCCCGGCAGGAGCCCGGACGTTTGTGGCCGTGGGCATACTGGGAGGATATACGACCTTCTCGTCGTTTAGCTACGAGTCGCTGGGCCTGCTAACGGACAGCGGCTTGCTCTTGACGCTTCTCAATACTCTCGGGCAACTCGTGCTTGGGCTCGTCTTCGTGTATCTCGGCGTCATCGTCGGACGTCTCATAGGAGGAGCGTAG
- a CDS encoding haloacid dehalogenase type II, giving the protein MEPNLEGVKALAFDVFGTVVDYRTTIVAEGQRLGEAGGIEIDWAAFADAWRGRYRPSMDRVMRGELPWTNLDALHRAALEELLAEFGVSGLSEEEKQRLNGVWHRLRPWGDSVPGLLRLKTRFVLATLSNGNVRLLVDMAKNAGLPWDLIFSAELARAYKPDPRAYRMLQELLMLNPNEIMMVAAHQDDLRAAQDLGFKAAFVMRPLEHGPQAVPDLTADPSFDVVATDLVDLARQLGL; this is encoded by the coding sequence ATGGAACCGAATCTCGAAGGGGTAAAGGCGCTCGCGTTCGACGTGTTCGGGACCGTGGTCGATTACCGGACCACGATCGTCGCTGAGGGCCAGCGCCTCGGTGAGGCCGGGGGAATAGAGATCGACTGGGCCGCCTTCGCCGACGCCTGGCGCGGGCGCTACCGCCCTTCGATGGACCGCGTCATGCGCGGCGAGCTTCCCTGGACGAACCTGGACGCCCTGCACCGGGCGGCCCTCGAAGAGTTGCTCGCGGAGTTCGGCGTTTCGGGGCTCTCGGAGGAGGAGAAACAGCGCCTCAACGGCGTGTGGCATCGCCTGCGGCCCTGGGGGGACTCCGTTCCCGGGCTGCTCCGGCTCAAGACGCGCTTCGTGCTCGCCACCCTCTCCAACGGCAACGTCCGGCTCCTGGTCGACATGGCCAAAAACGCAGGGCTGCCGTGGGACCTGATCTTCTCCGCCGAGCTCGCGCGGGCCTACAAGCCCGACCCGAGGGCCTACCGGATGCTCCAGGAACTCCTCATGCTGAATCCGAACGAGATAATGATGGTGGCCGCCCACCAGGACGACCTTCGCGCGGCGCAGGATCTGGGCTTCAAGGCGGCGTTCGTCATGCGCCCGCTGGAGCACGGCCCGCAGGCCGTCCCGGACCTGACCGCCGACCCCTCCTTCGACGTGGTCGCCACCGACCTCGTCGACCTTGCCCGCCAGCTCGGGTTGTAG
- a CDS encoding acyl-CoA dehydrogenase family protein has product MSRPDQHEQLRRSVREVCAAFPDSYWRGLDAKREYPEEFVRAMSEKRYLAALIPEEYGGLGMNLTQASVILEEINRSGGNAQPAHAQVYTMGTLLRHGSEEQKKEYLPKIASGELRLQAFGVTEPEAGTDTTQLTTTARRSPDGDHYVINGRKIYISRVRHSDYMILLARTTPLDEVRRKSEGLSVFIFDLREAVGNGLTVKPRRVMINNETNELLFEDLRIPAGGLIGEEGKGFRYILDGMNAERILIAAECVGNGRWFVDRATERANERAVFGRPIGQNQGIQFPLARAHVSVEAADLMRFRAAELFEAGEPCGAEANMALYLAADASWEAANAAMQTFGGYSYDAEYDVERKFRETRLFQVAPISTNLILSYVGEHVLGLPRSF; this is encoded by the coding sequence GTGAGCCGTCCCGACCAGCACGAGCAGTTGCGCCGGTCGGTCCGCGAGGTGTGCGCGGCGTTCCCGGACTCCTACTGGCGCGGGCTCGACGCGAAGAGGGAGTACCCGGAGGAGTTCGTCCGGGCCATGTCGGAGAAGAGGTACCTCGCCGCCCTGATCCCCGAGGAGTACGGCGGTCTGGGGATGAACCTCACCCAGGCCTCGGTCATCCTCGAAGAGATCAACCGCTCCGGCGGCAACGCCCAGCCGGCCCACGCCCAGGTCTACACGATGGGGACCCTGCTCAGGCACGGTTCGGAGGAGCAGAAGAAGGAGTACCTGCCGAAGATAGCGAGCGGCGAGCTCAGGCTGCAGGCCTTCGGCGTAACGGAGCCCGAGGCCGGTACCGACACCACCCAGTTGACGACGACCGCCCGGCGAAGCCCCGACGGCGACCACTACGTCATAAACGGGCGCAAGATCTACATCTCTCGCGTCCGGCACTCGGACTACATGATCCTGCTGGCCCGCACCACCCCGCTCGACGAGGTGAGACGGAAGTCCGAGGGACTCTCCGTCTTTATCTTCGATTTGCGCGAGGCCGTCGGCAACGGCCTCACGGTCAAGCCCAGGCGGGTGATGATCAACAACGAGACCAACGAGCTCCTCTTCGAGGACCTGCGCATCCCGGCGGGCGGCCTGATCGGCGAGGAGGGCAAAGGCTTCCGCTACATACTCGACGGTATGAACGCCGAGCGCATCCTGATCGCCGCCGAGTGCGTCGGCAACGGCCGGTGGTTCGTGGACCGCGCCACCGAGCGGGCCAATGAACGCGCGGTCTTCGGCCGCCCGATAGGACAGAACCAGGGCATCCAGTTCCCCCTCGCCCGGGCGCACGTAAGCGTCGAGGCCGCCGACCTAATGCGCTTTCGGGCCGCGGAGTTGTTCGAGGCGGGCGAGCCGTGCGGCGCCGAGGCGAACATGGCCCTGTACCTGGCCGCCGACGCCTCCTGGGAGGCCGCGAACGCGGCGATGCAGACCTTCGGCGGCTACTCCTACGACGCCGAGTACGACGTGGAGCGCAAGTTCAGGGAGACCCGGCTCTTCCAGGTGGCCCCGATCTCGACGAACCTGATCCTCTCCTACGTCGGCGAGCACGTCCTGGGCCTGCCGAGGTCTTTCTAA
- a CDS encoding DUF190 domain-containing protein, giving the protein MEPVDATKLTVYTGDSFRYRRKALFRAIVEMLHDEGIAGATVLHGIEGYGADKRIHTARILDLSADLPVVIVAIDRTEKIENVLPKLDEMVDKGVVTTEPVRVIFSRPAAL; this is encoded by the coding sequence GTGGAGCCGGTTGACGCCACGAAGTTGACCGTTTACACGGGGGATTCTTTCCGGTACAGGCGCAAGGCGCTCTTCCGGGCTATCGTCGAAATGTTGCACGATGAGGGAATAGCCGGCGCCACGGTGTTGCACGGCATAGAAGGGTACGGCGCAGACAAGCGGATACACACGGCCCGGATCCTGGACCTCTCGGCGGACCTCCCCGTGGTGATAGTAGCTATCGACCGGACGGAGAAGATCGAGAACGTCCTACCCAAGCTCGATGAGATGGTAGACAAGGGAGTGGTAACCACCGAACCGGTACGGGTTATTTTTTCCCGGCCGGCGGCCCTGTAG
- a CDS encoding DUF309 domain-containing protein: MEEFNEGEFFECHEYLEDAWMAESGRVRFLYQGILQVGVGFYHQQNGNWRGATGVLRSGIERLREFEPDTLGLDVAKLVRESESCLEELERLGRGRVREFDTTRIPRVEPFR, translated from the coding sequence ATAGAGGAGTTCAACGAGGGTGAGTTCTTCGAGTGCCACGAGTACCTCGAAGACGCCTGGATGGCGGAGTCCGGGCGCGTCCGTTTCCTGTACCAGGGCATCCTCCAGGTGGGCGTCGGCTTCTACCACCAGCAGAACGGCAACTGGCGAGGCGCCACCGGAGTCCTGCGAAGCGGCATCGAACGCCTCCGCGAGTTCGAACCCGACACTTTGGGCCTCGACGTCGCGAAACTCGTCCGCGAATCGGAGAGTTGCCTGGAAGAGCTGGAGCGTCTCGGCCGCGGGCGGGTGCGGGAGTTCGACACCACGAGGATACCCAGAGTCGAGCCATTCAGATAA
- the fmdA gene encoding formamidase, protein MAETLFKADVNKPMQDQEVPGHNRWHPDIPAAASTDPGTDFRIECLDWTNGQVRNDDSADDIRDIDLTPCHVLSGPIHINGAEPGDLLVVDILAVEPPSGSGEQWGYTGIFSQQNGGGFLTDVYPDAHKAIWDLRGLYATSRHVPDVEFVGIRHPGLIGCAPSHDLLARWNQREQALIDTDPDRVPPLALPPLQQNALLGTLSGSEFERVAGEAVRTIPPREHGGNVDIKDLTVGSRIYFPVYVEGAKLSMGDLHFSQGDGEITFCGAIEMAGHIDLGVELIKGGMEKYAMNRPTHMPMFELGHLQPRYASFLVFEGVGVSEDNTQHYLDLTVAYRQACLNAIEYLKTCGYTDEQAYIIIGTAPIEGRVSGIVDIPNACVSIYIPTEIFKRPIVPQDVPSRVAREAQLPHAPGDSEIRETHVQAPQS, encoded by the coding sequence GTGGCCGAAACCTTATTCAAGGCGGACGTAAACAAGCCTATGCAGGATCAGGAGGTGCCCGGTCACAACCGCTGGCATCCAGACATCCCGGCGGCAGCTTCAACGGACCCTGGCACGGACTTCCGAATCGAGTGTCTGGATTGGACCAACGGACAGGTCAGGAACGACGATTCCGCGGATGACATCCGCGATATAGACCTTACGCCTTGCCACGTGCTCTCCGGACCGATCCACATCAACGGCGCGGAGCCTGGGGACCTGCTCGTCGTCGACATCCTAGCCGTCGAGCCTCCTTCCGGATCGGGAGAGCAGTGGGGCTACACCGGCATCTTCTCCCAGCAAAATGGTGGTGGGTTTCTGACCGATGTCTATCCCGACGCGCACAAGGCGATCTGGGACCTGCGCGGCCTGTACGCCACCTCGCGGCACGTGCCGGATGTGGAGTTCGTGGGGATAAGGCATCCCGGTCTCATCGGGTGCGCACCTTCTCATGACCTGCTGGCGAGGTGGAACCAGCGGGAGCAAGCCCTCATCGACACGGACCCGGATCGGGTGCCGCCGCTGGCGCTTCCTCCGCTGCAACAGAATGCGTTGCTGGGGACGTTGAGCGGTAGTGAGTTCGAGCGGGTGGCTGGAGAGGCCGTACGGACGATCCCCCCGCGCGAGCACGGGGGCAACGTCGACATCAAAGACCTGACGGTAGGTTCACGCATCTACTTCCCCGTATACGTTGAGGGGGCCAAGCTCTCGATGGGCGACCTGCACTTCTCGCAGGGGGACGGTGAGATCACCTTCTGCGGGGCCATCGAGATGGCCGGGCACATAGACCTCGGGGTGGAGCTGATCAAGGGGGGCATGGAGAAGTACGCCATGAACCGTCCCACGCACATGCCGATGTTCGAGTTGGGACACCTCCAGCCTCGGTATGCGAGCTTCCTGGTCTTCGAGGGCGTCGGGGTCAGCGAGGACAACACCCAGCACTACCTGGACCTTACCGTCGCCTACCGGCAGGCGTGCCTGAACGCCATCGAGTACCTCAAGACGTGCGGCTACACCGACGAGCAGGCGTACATCATAATCGGGACGGCCCCGATAGAAGGCCGGGTCAGTGGCATCGTGGACATACCCAACGCGTGCGTCTCGATCTATATCCCGACCGAGATCTTCAAGCGCCCCATCGTACCGCAGGACGTGCCCAGCCGGGTTGCCCGCGAGGCCCAGCTTCCCCATGCTCCAGGCGATTCGGAGATCCGCGAGACTCATGTGCAGGCTCCGCAGTCTTAG
- a CDS encoding site-specific integrase — protein MNPTNLRKRSFAPLLANAGLPVIRLHDLRHTCATLLLAGNVNPKIVQEMLGHATVAITLDTYSHVLPGMGDQAAAAIESALL, from the coding sequence TTGAACCCCACCAACCTGAGGAAGCGTTCATTCGCCCCGCTCCTGGCGAATGCCGGGCTTCCAGTCATCCGGCTCCACGACCTCAGACACACGTGTGCGACCCTACTCCTGGCCGGGAACGTCAATCCCAAGATAGTCCAGGAGATGCTGGGGCACGCGACCGTAGCCATCACCCTCGACACCTACAGCCACGTCTTACCGGGTATGGGGGATCAGGCAGCGGCGGCGATAGAAAGCGCCCTTCTCTAG
- a CDS encoding AmiS/UreI family transporter, translating to MYLGLGLLYVGAVLVLNGIWLLGHIQDREIWVMNFFTGGLVVLVALYSAFGLEANQASVLAAAQFLLFAFTYIWVGINRLIDVDGRGLGWFCLFVAVTAVPTAISLFAAGGPIWLALNWSAWAVLWFVYWLLLALGMGQLTRFSGWLTIATGIITAWVPGYLLLTGTLSV from the coding sequence ATGTATCTTGGTCTGGGCTTACTCTACGTAGGAGCGGTCCTCGTCCTCAACGGCATATGGCTTCTCGGTCACATCCAGGACCGTGAGATCTGGGTGATGAACTTCTTTACTGGGGGGCTGGTGGTGCTTGTGGCGCTGTATTCGGCCTTTGGGTTGGAGGCGAACCAGGCATCGGTGCTGGCGGCGGCGCAGTTCTTGCTATTCGCCTTTACCTATATCTGGGTAGGGATAAACCGCCTGATAGACGTAGATGGGCGGGGCCTTGGTTGGTTTTGTCTTTTCGTCGCGGTAACTGCCGTACCCACCGCGATCTCGCTCTTCGCCGCCGGGGGGCCGATCTGGCTGGCGTTGAACTGGTCGGCCTGGGCCGTCCTGTGGTTCGTCTACTGGCTTCTGCTTGCCTTGGGGATGGGACAACTCACCCGTTTCAGCGGCTGGCTTACCATAGCTACGGGCATCATCACAGCCTGGGTCCCCGGCTACCTGCTTCTCACAGGAACCCTCAGCGTATAG
- a CDS encoding lipase family protein yields MTGSKKPLPPGSLAELAPPNEDRTYFENGGDHPFLQDAGGFELVNAWWMAEASLLAYADEDFVGARLREAGLPEVAHFHGESTQCYAAHDDDFVIVAFSGSDMRERKGNNVFDALADWMVNLSFDTVPSERGGRVHRGFSEALDEVWGDEAGGLEGHLDGLCGEGSKEVWFTGHSLGGALATLAAGRYERAPEVYTFGAPRVGDEEYVESLDVPVYRFVNGRDAVSKLPLRGPYRHAGVEKYIDDEGRIHDGKPGGEGLRAKGGRAVGRLLTTKPSGGALRDHAPILYAIHIWNAYVEG; encoded by the coding sequence GTGACGGGATCGAAGAAACCGCTGCCGCCCGGGTCTTTGGCGGAGCTCGCCCCGCCGAACGAAGACCGGACTTACTTCGAGAACGGCGGGGACCACCCTTTCCTGCAAGACGCCGGCGGCTTCGAGCTGGTGAACGCCTGGTGGATGGCGGAGGCGTCGCTGCTCGCTTACGCGGACGAGGACTTTGTCGGCGCGCGTCTCCGGGAGGCCGGCCTCCCGGAGGTGGCGCACTTTCATGGCGAGAGCACCCAGTGCTACGCCGCCCACGACGACGACTTCGTGATCGTGGCCTTCAGCGGCTCGGATATGCGCGAGCGCAAGGGCAACAACGTCTTCGACGCCCTCGCCGACTGGATGGTCAACCTGAGCTTCGACACCGTTCCCTCCGAACGCGGCGGACGGGTACACAGGGGCTTCAGCGAGGCCCTGGACGAGGTCTGGGGCGACGAAGCCGGGGGACTCGAGGGCCACCTCGACGGGCTTTGCGGGGAGGGATCGAAGGAGGTCTGGTTCACGGGCCACAGCCTGGGAGGGGCGCTCGCCACGCTCGCCGCCGGCCGTTACGAGCGGGCGCCCGAGGTGTACACGTTCGGCGCGCCGCGCGTGGGGGACGAAGAGTACGTAGAAAGCCTTGACGTCCCCGTGTACCGTTTCGTCAACGGGAGGGATGCCGTCTCCAAGCTCCCGCTGCGGGGACCATACCGGCACGCCGGCGTCGAGAAGTACATAGACGACGAGGGGCGCATCCACGACGGGAAACCGGGTGGGGAAGGGCTGCGCGCCAAGGGCGGCAGGGCCGTCGGCAGGCTACTCACCACGAAGCCTTCGGGGGGAGCTTTGCGGGATCACGCCCCCATCCTCTACGCGATCCATATCTGGAACGCCTACGTCGAGGGATAG
- a CDS encoding FmdB family zinc ribbon protein yields MPIYDFVCEDCGPFEQRRSFTEAGEPMACPSCEKEARRIFSMPSTRSMPIALSGAMSRAEKSAYEPTVVRQPAGGTLPGTKYSPGHGGHCHH; encoded by the coding sequence GTGCCGATCTACGACTTTGTCTGCGAGGATTGCGGGCCGTTCGAGCAGCGGCGTTCGTTTACCGAGGCGGGTGAGCCGATGGCCTGTCCCTCTTGCGAGAAGGAAGCGAGACGGATCTTTTCGATGCCCAGCACCAGGAGCATGCCCATCGCCCTCTCCGGTGCCATGAGCCGCGCCGAAAAGAGCGCCTACGAACCCACGGTCGTGCGTCAGCCCGCGGGCGGTACGTTGCCCGGCACAAAGTACAGCCCGGGGCACGGGGGACACTGCCACCACTAG
- a CDS encoding site-specific integrase: MLPKPRRNRGLLEDADLEGGMLRVRRTLTRVKGKFSLGQPKTAKSRRSVRLTNLAIEALRAHLSGQLQEIDRLGSLYEDGGLVFAL; this comes from the coding sequence ATGTTGCCGAAACCGAGGAGAAATAGAGGTCTCCTGGAAGACGCGGACCTGGAAGGCGGGATGCTGCGCGTCAGGCGCACGCTCACCCGCGTCAAGGGTAAGTTCTCGCTGGGCCAGCCCAAAACCGCCAAGAGCCGCCGGAGCGTCAGGTTGACGAACTTAGCGATTGAGGCTTTGCGCGCGCACCTCTCTGGCCAGCTGCAGGAGATCGACCGGCTGGGCTCCCTCTACGAGGACGGCGGACTCGTTTTCGCTTTGTAG
- a CDS encoding alpha/beta hydrolase has protein sequence MKSDVTFASGGLSCAGWLYVPDGLEDGERRPAIVMAHGFSAVKEMHLANFAEKFEEAGLVVLVFDYRYFGDSEGEPRVRLFPTEQHEDYRNAITWVSRRPEVDPDRIGVWGSSYSGGHVLHLAAFDKRIKAVVAQVPLADGWENAQRLMRPDIFAGFHDMLAEDRLRRYEGEGSTHIPVVAPEGEPSALPTPESYEWFTETGRSIAPNWRNEVSLESMEKFLEYNPAANIHRISPTPLLMIVAGNDTLTPTDLAVAAYDRALEPKSLVITRGAHFDAYTEPGLSETAIPAVQWFERHLLGRQFVEVETSR, from the coding sequence ATGAAGAGCGACGTAACCTTTGCCAGCGGCGGTCTGAGCTGCGCGGGCTGGCTCTACGTCCCCGACGGTCTGGAAGATGGAGAGCGACGTCCTGCCATCGTCATGGCCCACGGCTTCAGCGCGGTAAAAGAGATGCACCTCGCGAACTTCGCCGAGAAGTTCGAGGAGGCCGGGCTCGTGGTGCTCGTCTTCGACTACCGGTACTTCGGCGACTCCGAAGGCGAGCCGCGCGTCAGGCTCTTCCCGACCGAGCAGCACGAGGATTACAGGAACGCCATAACGTGGGTCTCACGGCGTCCGGAGGTGGACCCGGATCGCATCGGGGTGTGGGGTTCATCCTACAGCGGTGGGCACGTCTTGCACCTGGCCGCTTTCGACAAGAGGATCAAAGCCGTCGTCGCACAGGTGCCGCTTGCCGACGGGTGGGAGAACGCCCAGCGCCTCATGCGCCCGGACATCTTCGCCGGCTTCCACGATATGCTGGCCGAAGACCGTCTCAGGCGCTATGAAGGAGAAGGGAGCACCCACATACCGGTGGTGGCACCGGAGGGAGAGCCCTCCGCCCTCCCGACGCCCGAGTCCTACGAATGGTTCACCGAGACGGGCCGGAGCATCGCCCCAAATTGGCGCAACGAGGTCTCTTTAGAATCGATGGAGAAGTTCCTCGAGTACAACCCGGCGGCGAACATACACCGCATCTCGCCCACGCCGCTACTGATGATCGTCGCGGGGAACGATACGCTCACGCCGACGGACCTCGCGGTGGCGGCCTACGATCGGGCGCTCGAACCGAAATCCCTGGTGATCACACGCGGAGCGCATTTCGACGCCTATACCGAGCCCGGTCTCTCCGAGACTGCCATACCGGCGGTACAGTGGTTCGAGCGGCACCTGCTGGGCCGGCAATTCGTGGAGGTAGAGACCTCTCGCTGA
- a CDS encoding alpha/beta fold hydrolase — protein sequence MNDHEIFELEDVVLQEGATLRHARLAYKTFGTLNEDKSNAIVYPTWYSGRHWENEWLIGEGMALDPNEYFIIIPNMLGNGVSSSPSNTPPPYDNARFPHVTLYDNVGVQHRLVTEHFGIEKLALVTGWSMGAQQTYQWAVSYPDMVERMLPFCGSSKTSRHNFVFLEGVKAALTADDAFKNGWYDEQPIKGLRSMARVYAGWGFSQAFYWDEVYKEKLGFSSLEDFLVGFWEGFFLDGRDANNLLAMLWTWQNGDVGKTPGFDGDHVRALGAIKAKAIVMPAEKDLYFPPEDEEYAVGHMTNAEAELRVIPGVWGHFAGGGLNPEDTEFIDNGLKELLDS from the coding sequence GTGAACGATCACGAAATCTTTGAGTTGGAAGATGTCGTTCTGCAGGAGGGTGCGACCCTGCGACACGCGAGGCTTGCCTACAAGACCTTCGGCACGCTCAATGAAGACAAGAGCAACGCGATCGTCTACCCGACCTGGTACTCGGGCCGCCACTGGGAGAACGAGTGGCTGATCGGGGAGGGCATGGCACTCGACCCAAACGAGTACTTCATCATTATCCCGAACATGCTCGGCAACGGCGTCTCCTCTTCACCCTCCAACACACCCCCACCCTACGATAACGCCCGCTTCCCGCACGTTACGCTCTATGACAACGTAGGGGTTCAGCACCGGCTTGTAACCGAACACTTTGGTATCGAGAAGCTCGCCCTGGTCACCGGCTGGTCGATGGGCGCCCAGCAGACCTACCAGTGGGCGGTGAGCTACCCGGATATGGTCGAGCGGATGCTGCCTTTCTGCGGCTCCTCAAAGACCAGCCGGCATAATTTCGTCTTTCTCGAAGGAGTGAAGGCCGCGCTCACCGCCGACGACGCCTTCAAGAACGGCTGGTACGACGAGCAACCCATCAAGGGCCTCAGATCCATGGCGCGGGTGTACGCCGGATGGGGCTTCTCACAGGCATTTTACTGGGACGAAGTCTACAAAGAAAAACTCGGCTTCTCTTCGCTAGAGGACTTCCTGGTCGGCTTCTGGGAAGGCTTCTTCCTCGACGGCCGGGACGCCAACAACCTGTTGGCGATGCTATGGACCTGGCAGAATGGGGACGTCGGAAAGACGCCAGGCTTCGACGGGGATCACGTAAGGGCTCTCGGCGCTATAAAGGCCAAAGCCATCGTCATGCCCGCCGAGAAGGACCTCTATTTCCCTCCCGAAGACGAAGAGTACGCAGTGGGTCACATGACCAACGCGGAAGCCGAGCTCCGGGTGATCCCAGGGGTGTGGGGCCACTTCGCCGGCGGCGGGTTGAATCCGGAGGATACAGAGTTTATAGACAACGGCCTAAAGGAACTGCTCGACAGCTAG